In Chryseobacterium culicis, the following proteins share a genomic window:
- a CDS encoding PolC-type DNA polymerase III, with product MYSIIDIESNGAGYRNECIIDIAIYRYDGQKIIDQFISLVNPEGDITPFVQKLTSITPKMVKTAPKFHEIAKRVIEITQNTTLVGHNIDFDYRMLRQSFKRLGYDFKINTLDTIPLAKKLIPDEVSYSLGKLVKSLGIPLTNHHRAEGDARATLELFKLLISKDTENEIIQKQHDESNAKTYINKIKELTQDLPNDKGFVYFQDESGRIMFSDYVQDINKFSKKVFNSKSKKWEQIQKEVEQINFELTGTDTIAKLILNSKNIKKKEVLPFGLYFRNNKYIVEKNTLNKTEKPVLKFRSFTQGSKAVQFIGSQEEFKDFSALKQKIEFRKRNELWLGQGRKLGEKLFLIIENGKVVSFGFYELFTQIQTLSKLTKLKIDLPLSSTDLNNELQLALLRSDFETLPLPK from the coding sequence ATGTATTCAATTATAGATATAGAAAGTAATGGTGCAGGTTATAGAAATGAATGCATTATAGATATCGCCATATACAGATATGATGGTCAGAAAATTATTGATCAGTTTATATCTCTGGTAAATCCTGAAGGTGATATTACTCCTTTTGTACAGAAGTTGACCAGTATTACCCCGAAAATGGTCAAAACTGCCCCGAAATTTCATGAAATTGCCAAAAGAGTTATCGAAATAACTCAAAATACAACGTTGGTAGGTCATAATATTGATTTTGATTACAGAATGCTTCGTCAGTCATTCAAAAGGCTTGGCTATGATTTTAAAATCAATACGTTAGATACAATTCCATTGGCGAAGAAACTGATTCCTGATGAGGTAAGTTATTCGTTGGGAAAATTGGTGAAGTCTTTGGGAATTCCTTTGACAAACCACCACAGGGCAGAAGGTGATGCCAGAGCTACGTTAGAGCTTTTTAAGCTTCTGATTTCGAAGGATACCGAAAATGAGATCATTCAGAAACAGCATGATGAGTCCAACGCAAAAACCTATATCAATAAGATCAAAGAACTTACCCAGGATCTTCCTAATGATAAAGGGTTTGTCTATTTTCAGGATGAATCCGGGCGGATTATGTTCTCGGATTATGTTCAGGATATCAATAAGTTTTCCAAAAAAGTCTTCAATTCCAAATCAAAAAAATGGGAACAGATCCAGAAAGAGGTGGAGCAGATTAATTTTGAGCTTACCGGAACAGACACTATTGCCAAGCTGATTCTGAATTCTAAGAATATTAAAAAGAAAGAAGTTCTGCCTTTCGGACTCTATTTCAGGAATAATAAATATATAGTTGAAAAAAATACACTCAATAAAACTGAAAAACCAGTCTTGAAATTCAGATCATTTACTCAGGGATCCAAAGCGGTTCAGTTTATCGGTTCTCAGGAAGAATTTAAAGATTTTTCTGCCTTGAAACAGAAAATTGAATTCAGAAAAAGAAATGAACTTTGGCTGGGACAAGGAAGGAAATTGGGTGAAAAATTATTTTTAATCATAGAAAACGGAAAAGTAGTTTCCTTTGGTTTTTATGAACTTTTTACACAAATTCAAACCTTAAGTAAGCTTACTAAGTTAAAAATTGACCTTCCATTATCCTCCACGGATTTGAATAATGAATTGCAGCTGGCACTGCTTCGAAGCGATTTTGAAACACTTCCGTTGCCGAAATAA
- the lysA gene encoding diaminopimelate decarboxylase, whose protein sequence is MNSKELLKIATEFGTPVYVYDAESIKVQYEKLTSSFLKHTKFFYAAKALTNINILKYVKNLGASLDCVSINEVKLGLKAGFSKEKILFTPNCVDLAEIEEAMTFGVHINIDNISILEQFGNKYGNTYPILVRINPHIFAGGNYKISTGHIDSKFGISIHQVRHIERVMKSTNLNVEGLHMHTGSEIKDPDVFLQALEIMLELSEHFPNLKYLDMGSGFKIPYQDSEEETDVRTLGKKVEKVISEFSKSTGKKFELWFEPGKFLVGKSGYLLVKANVIKQTTATVFVGVNSGFNHLIRPMFYDSYHMIENLSNPKGAERIYTVVGNICETDTFAWDRKLNEVREGDILAFHNAGAYGFEMSSNFNSRLKPAEVLFLDGKAHLIRKRDEFEDLLRNQIEVVM, encoded by the coding sequence ATGAATTCAAAAGAATTATTAAAGATTGCCACTGAGTTTGGCACCCCGGTGTATGTTTATGATGCTGAGTCCATCAAAGTTCAATACGAAAAACTTACATCTTCTTTCTTAAAACATACGAAGTTTTTCTATGCAGCAAAGGCTTTGACAAACATCAATATTCTTAAGTATGTCAAGAACCTGGGCGCTTCTTTGGATTGTGTATCGATTAACGAAGTTAAACTTGGATTAAAGGCAGGATTTTCGAAAGAAAAGATTTTGTTTACTCCCAATTGTGTTGACTTGGCTGAAATTGAGGAAGCAATGACTTTTGGAGTTCATATAAACATTGATAACATTTCTATTCTTGAGCAATTCGGGAATAAGTACGGAAATACCTATCCTATTTTAGTAAGAATCAACCCGCATATTTTTGCCGGAGGTAACTATAAAATTTCAACAGGACATATCGACAGTAAGTTCGGTATTTCCATTCACCAGGTTCGTCACATTGAAAGAGTGATGAAAAGTACAAATCTGAATGTTGAAGGACTTCACATGCATACAGGAAGCGAGATCAAAGATCCGGATGTATTTCTACAGGCATTGGAAATCATGCTGGAGCTTTCTGAGCACTTCCCGAACCTGAAATATCTGGATATGGGAAGCGGCTTCAAAATCCCTTACCAGGACAGTGAAGAAGAAACTGATGTGAGAACATTAGGTAAAAAAGTAGAAAAAGTAATTTCTGAGTTTTCAAAATCTACCGGGAAAAAATTCGAATTATGGTTTGAACCCGGAAAATTCTTAGTAGGAAAAAGCGGATATTTATTGGTTAAAGCTAATGTGATTAAGCAAACAACAGCTACTGTTTTCGTGGGAGTAAACTCAGGATTCAACCACCTGATCCGTCCGATGTTCTACGATTCTTACCATATGATTGAAAATTTATCCAATCCAAAAGGAGCGGAAAGAATTTATACTGTAGTAGGAAATATCTGCGAAACAGATACTTTTGCATGGGACAGAAAACTCAATGAAGTGAGAGAAGGAGATATTCTTGCTTTCCACAATGCGGGAGCTTATGGTTTTGAAATGAGTTCAAATTTCAATTCAAGATTAAAGCCTGCTGAAGTACTGTTCTTAGACGGAAAAGCACACCTTATCCGTAAGAGAGACGAATTTGAAGATCTGTTGAGAAATCAGATCGAAGTAGTGATGTAA
- a CDS encoding thiamine pyrophosphate-dependent enzyme yields MAKNIAEQIVEMLENANVKRIYAVTGDSLNHLNIAVKKSSIKWIHVRHEEVGAYAAAAEAELDGLAVCAGSCGPGHVHLINGVYEAHRSHVPMLVIASTIPSDEMGMDYFQETNTIKLFDDCSYYNQMITRPEQVQRTVQTAIQHAISKKGVAVIGLPGDVSELDAEEGSTSTQIFKTNPVIRPSDTELKSLSTLINNSKKVTVYCGIGAAEARDEVIALSNLLKAPVGYSFRGKMAIQPNNPNEVGLTGLLGFPSAYHAMHEADLVILLGTDFPYQKFMPVKNKIVQIDESPERLGRRAKLELGLAGDVKETIKALLPLLQEKTDVHFLNEQLAFYDKVKENQLEYVKDFGKENAIQPEYVAHTLDKLAKHDAIFTVDTGMCCVWGARFITGTGERKMLGSFNHGSMANAMPMAIGAALAHPEKQVIAMCGDGGLSMLLGDMATIFQYKLPVKLIVFNNRTLGMVKLEMEVGGMPDNETDMINPDFAMVAHAMGYPGKNVHLPEDVESAIKECLDHNGPYLLNIFTNPNALALPPKIEFDQIMGMTKSMAQLMLGGKMDEVFETVKSNYKHIKGLL; encoded by the coding sequence ATGGCAAAAAACATCGCTGAGCAGATTGTTGAAATGCTCGAAAATGCCAATGTGAAAAGAATTTATGCAGTAACCGGTGATAGTCTCAATCATCTGAATATTGCTGTTAAAAAAAGCAGTATCAAATGGATTCATGTAAGACACGAAGAAGTAGGAGCGTATGCCGCGGCGGCAGAAGCAGAGCTTGATGGGCTGGCCGTATGCGCCGGAAGTTGTGGTCCTGGGCATGTTCACCTGATTAATGGAGTTTACGAAGCACATCGCTCTCATGTTCCAATGTTGGTGATTGCTTCCACAATTCCCAGTGATGAAATGGGAATGGATTACTTTCAGGAAACCAATACCATAAAACTTTTTGATGACTGCAGCTACTACAATCAGATGATTACCCGTCCGGAGCAGGTGCAGAGAACCGTTCAAACAGCTATTCAACATGCGATTTCCAAAAAAGGAGTTGCTGTGATAGGTCTTCCGGGAGATGTTTCCGAACTGGATGCTGAAGAAGGATCTACTTCCACTCAAATCTTTAAAACCAATCCTGTAATAAGGCCTTCGGATACTGAGTTAAAAAGCTTATCAACACTCATAAACAATAGTAAAAAAGTAACGGTATATTGTGGAATAGGTGCTGCAGAAGCCCGTGATGAGGTAATCGCTTTATCCAACCTGTTAAAAGCCCCTGTAGGATATTCATTTCGTGGGAAAATGGCCATCCAGCCGAATAATCCTAATGAAGTGGGACTTACGGGATTATTAGGATTTCCTTCAGCGTATCACGCCATGCATGAAGCAGACCTCGTGATTCTTTTGGGAACGGATTTTCCGTATCAAAAATTCATGCCTGTAAAAAATAAAATAGTGCAGATTGATGAAAGTCCTGAAAGATTAGGAAGAAGGGCAAAGCTGGAGCTGGGGCTTGCAGGAGATGTTAAAGAAACAATTAAAGCATTGCTGCCATTACTGCAAGAAAAGACAGATGTTCATTTTCTGAATGAGCAGCTGGCATTTTACGATAAAGTAAAAGAAAACCAATTGGAGTATGTGAAAGATTTTGGGAAAGAGAATGCTATTCAGCCGGAATATGTGGCACATACTCTAGACAAACTTGCTAAGCATGATGCTATTTTTACGGTAGATACCGGAATGTGCTGTGTTTGGGGAGCCAGATTTATTACCGGAACAGGAGAAAGGAAAATGCTGGGATCATTTAATCACGGATCAATGGCGAATGCAATGCCTATGGCAATTGGTGCTGCCCTGGCTCATCCTGAAAAGCAGGTTATTGCTATGTGTGGAGATGGAGGGTTATCCATGTTACTAGGAGATATGGCGACTATTTTTCAATATAAATTGCCGGTAAAACTGATTGTATTCAACAACAGAACCTTGGGAATGGTAAAGCTGGAAATGGAAGTGGGAGGAATGCCCGATAATGAAACAGACATGATTAATCCGGATTTCGCGATGGTAGCCCATGCGATGGGGTATCCCGGAAAAAATGTACACCTGCCGGAAGATGTGGAAAGTGCTATTAAAGAATGTCTGGATCACAACGGTCCTTATCTTTTGAATATTTTTACCAATCCTAATGCGTTGGCTCTTCCTCCTAAAATTGAGTTTGACCAGATTATGGGAATGACCAAGTCTATGGCTCAGCTAATGCTTGGCGGTAAAATGGATGAGGTTTTTGAAACGGTGAAAAGCAATTATAAACACATTAAAGGTCTGCTGTAA
- a CDS encoding energy transducer TonB has product MKKTFIIFFLAFVSLYKAQILDEYPEKQSFYEGGMVNFYKDVHEFLINSKLKECDGKEIYQPRIIITDKSEVKFIKDQDTANIARNKCAYDLSREVLKNLKKWKPAEVKGWKIGAITEFILYPKDVMSNYQPGYDANKFVAHTKYPEGSKAFHTLFHDNFMMIFEDYQLNGKVNLEFYISKDGHIINPRIYPEIYNQNFNNDFMRTLARMKKIWIPAFYKDIPIVERISFPVQFSVTFTER; this is encoded by the coding sequence ATGAAAAAGACTTTTATTATTTTTTTTCTGGCTTTTGTCTCTCTGTATAAAGCTCAAATACTTGATGAATACCCGGAGAAGCAAAGCTTTTATGAAGGTGGAATGGTTAATTTTTACAAAGATGTTCATGAATTTCTTATCAATAGTAAATTGAAAGAATGTGATGGTAAAGAAATTTATCAGCCTAGAATTATCATCACCGATAAATCTGAAGTTAAATTTATTAAAGACCAGGATACGGCTAATATTGCAAGGAACAAATGTGCATATGATCTTTCCAGAGAAGTTCTTAAGAATCTTAAAAAATGGAAACCTGCTGAAGTAAAAGGCTGGAAAATTGGAGCCATTACTGAATTTATTTTATATCCAAAAGATGTGATGAGTAATTATCAACCGGGTTATGATGCCAATAAATTTGTAGCACATACCAAATACCCGGAAGGATCAAAAGCTTTTCATACATTATTTCATGATAATTTTATGATGATTTTTGAAGATTATCAACTTAACGGAAAGGTAAATCTGGAATTTTATATCAGTAAAGACGGGCATATTATTAATCCTAGAATTTATCCTGAGATTTATAATCAGAATTTTAATAATGATTTTATGCGGACTCTTGCAAGGATGAAAAAGATCTGGATACCAGCTTTCTATAAAGATATTCCTATCGTTGAGAGGATTTCATTTCCGGTACAGTTTTCAGTAACATTTACTGAAAGATAA
- the miaB gene encoding tRNA (N6-isopentenyl adenosine(37)-C2)-methylthiotransferase MiaB, whose amino-acid sequence MQEKYIDETKQGEAFAIAERPENSKKLFLESYGCQMNFSDSEIVASILNEQGYNTTMKVEEADLILLNTCSIREKAEQTVRMRLSQFKNLKKERPNMTVGVLGCMAERLKTKFLEEEQLVDLVVGPDAYRDLPNLLKETDDGRDAINVILSKEETYADINPVRLGGNGVTAFVTITRGCDNMCTFCVVPFTRGRERSRDPHSIIEECKDLANNGYKEITLLGQNVDSYLWYGGGPKKDFAKASEMQKATAVNFAQLLDLVAKAVPEMRIRFSTSNPQDMSLDVFRMMAKHDNICKYVHLPVQSGSNNMLEAMNRQHTREEYLDLIKKAKEIVPDVSFSQDMIIGFCNETEEDHQDTLSLMREVEYDYGYMFAYSERPGTPAHKKMEDNIPADVKQRRLAEVIALQGELSKQRMKSYVGRIHQILIEGISKKNKNQWKGRNSQNAVCVFDQLEGQKIGDIVDVFVYDNTQGTLLGRTAE is encoded by the coding sequence GTGCAGGAAAAATATATAGACGAAACAAAACAGGGCGAAGCTTTTGCTATTGCAGAAAGACCTGAGAATTCTAAAAAACTGTTTTTAGAAAGCTATGGTTGTCAGATGAATTTCTCTGACTCTGAGATTGTTGCATCCATTCTTAATGAACAGGGGTATAATACAACAATGAAGGTAGAAGAAGCCGACCTGATTCTTTTAAATACCTGTTCCATCCGTGAAAAAGCGGAACAGACTGTAAGAATGCGTCTTTCTCAGTTCAAAAACCTCAAAAAAGAAAGACCGAATATGACGGTAGGTGTTTTGGGATGTATGGCTGAAAGATTGAAAACCAAATTCTTAGAAGAAGAACAATTGGTTGATCTTGTTGTAGGACCAGATGCCTATAGAGATTTACCAAATCTTTTAAAAGAGACTGATGATGGAAGAGATGCAATTAATGTTATCCTTTCCAAAGAAGAAACGTATGCAGATATCAATCCCGTTCGTTTAGGAGGAAACGGTGTTACCGCTTTTGTTACCATTACCAGAGGTTGTGATAACATGTGTACATTCTGTGTAGTTCCTTTTACCAGAGGAAGAGAAAGAAGCCGTGATCCTCACTCCATTATAGAAGAATGTAAAGATCTTGCCAACAACGGATATAAAGAAATTACCCTTTTAGGACAAAACGTAGACTCTTACCTTTGGTATGGAGGAGGTCCTAAAAAAGATTTTGCCAAAGCATCTGAAATGCAGAAAGCAACAGCCGTAAACTTTGCTCAGCTTCTTGATTTGGTTGCTAAAGCTGTTCCGGAAATGAGAATCAGATTCTCTACTTCAAATCCGCAGGATATGAGTCTGGATGTATTCAGAATGATGGCAAAACACGACAATATCTGTAAATATGTACACCTTCCTGTACAAAGCGGAAGCAATAACATGCTTGAAGCAATGAACAGACAGCATACCCGTGAAGAATATCTTGATCTGATTAAAAAAGCGAAAGAAATTGTTCCTGATGTATCCTTTTCTCAGGATATGATCATTGGATTCTGTAATGAAACAGAAGAAGATCACCAGGATACTTTAAGCCTGATGAGAGAAGTAGAATATGACTATGGTTATATGTTTGCATACTCAGAAAGACCTGGAACTCCGGCTCACAAGAAAATGGAAGACAATATTCCTGCTGATGTGAAACAGAGACGTCTTGCTGAGGTTATTGCACTTCAGGGTGAACTTTCAAAACAAAGAATGAAATCTTATGTGGGAAGAATACACCAGATTCTGATTGAAGGAATTTCCAAAAAGAACAAAAATCAATGGAAAGGAAGAAACTCTCAGAATGCAGTATGTGTATTCGATCAGCTTGAAGGACAGAAAATAGGTGACATTGTGGATGTTTTTGTATATGACAACACACAAGGCACACTTTTAGGGAGAACAGCGGAATAA
- a CDS encoding tetratricopeptide repeat protein, producing the protein MEKFQRYYLSFLLLIVYTNTIAQVNCNAVEGENCKKACELYNWASDLQGYAESQEGFDKAIELCPDFSRSYMEKAVPYLKNGDFVTWKILIDKAVALDPQMHLGYRGWTKFQFLRDYKGAIQDLDALKKYEPGDLGRSQNGDYNLDVVRAMSYSALGQKEKAAGIIERLLATRGYVKGMFDHYQLGVTYFELGRYDKALENFEKQSKEYNFAENIYFKSKVSKIRNKDYLDLKMLALQTYDEGKTMKDVYTHHFNKVYRKQIEEL; encoded by the coding sequence ATGGAAAAGTTTCAGAGGTATTACCTTAGCTTTTTGTTACTTATCGTTTACACCAATACTATTGCACAGGTTAACTGTAATGCAGTAGAGGGTGAGAACTGCAAAAAAGCGTGTGAGTTATACAACTGGGCTTCAGATTTACAAGGATACGCAGAATCGCAGGAAGGCTTTGATAAAGCGATTGAGCTGTGCCCCGATTTCTCCCGTTCCTATATGGAAAAAGCCGTTCCATATCTTAAAAACGGAGATTTTGTTACCTGGAAAATTTTAATTGACAAAGCTGTTGCTTTAGATCCTCAAATGCACCTTGGCTATAGAGGCTGGACCAAGTTTCAGTTTTTAAGAGACTATAAAGGGGCTATTCAGGATTTAGATGCATTAAAAAAATATGAGCCCGGAGACTTAGGAAGATCTCAAAACGGAGACTATAATCTGGATGTAGTAAGAGCTATGTCCTACAGTGCTTTAGGACAGAAAGAAAAAGCAGCGGGGATTATAGAAAGGCTTCTGGCTACCAGAGGTTATGTGAAGGGAATGTTTGATCATTATCAGCTGGGAGTGACCTATTTTGAGCTGGGAAGGTATGACAAAGCCCTGGAAAATTTTGAAAAACAAAGCAAAGAATACAACTTTGCCGAGAACATATACTTTAAAAGTAAAGTTTCTAAGATCAGAAACAAAGATTATTTGGATTTAAAAATGTTAGCCCTGCAAACGTATGATGAAGGGAAGACCATGAAAGATGTCTACACTCATCATTTTAACAAAGTCTACAGAAAACAGATAGAAGAACTGTAG
- a CDS encoding sigma-54 interaction domain-containing protein, with translation MSNELQNIKNRFGIIGNFPALNRALEKSIQVAPTDISVLVIGESGVGKEFIPKIIHSESKRKHQPYIVVNCGAIPEGTIDSELFGHEKGAFTGATATRKGYFEVADGGTIFLDEVGELPLQTQVRLLRVLESGEFMKVGSSQVQKTNVRIVAATNVNMMKAIHDGRFREDLYYRLNTVQIDMPPLRERKGDIHLLFRKFAIDFAEKYRMPELELEPSAVHYIESYSFPGNIRQLRNLVEQMTVVERNRNITAEKLAEYIPMETHLPMVVNTQSTPKQSDFGSEREIMYKILFDMRNDINDLKSLTSELIKNRGTADLSNHEKNLINRIYTPESQPQVNSGSLLYFENNNDTPTVQTPTIISTPDDSYEDIEDIEIEENRPESLSLQNNEKDLIIKALEKHKGRRNRAADELGISQRTLYRKIKQYNLED, from the coding sequence ATGAGCAACGAGCTACAAAACATAAAAAACCGTTTCGGAATTATCGGAAACTTTCCTGCACTTAACCGGGCCCTGGAAAAATCTATACAGGTGGCACCTACAGATATTTCTGTGCTGGTCATTGGAGAAAGTGGGGTAGGTAAAGAATTTATTCCGAAAATCATTCATTCAGAATCAAAAAGAAAACATCAGCCTTATATTGTGGTAAACTGTGGTGCAATTCCGGAAGGAACCATAGATTCTGAATTGTTCGGACACGAAAAAGGAGCTTTTACAGGAGCTACAGCTACAAGAAAAGGATATTTTGAAGTAGCAGATGGCGGAACTATCTTTTTAGATGAGGTAGGAGAGCTTCCGCTGCAGACTCAGGTTCGTCTTTTAAGAGTGCTTGAGAGTGGTGAATTTATGAAAGTAGGTTCTTCACAGGTTCAGAAAACGAACGTAAGAATTGTGGCCGCTACCAACGTTAATATGATGAAAGCCATCCATGACGGAAGGTTCCGTGAGGATTTATATTACCGTTTGAATACCGTTCAGATTGATATGCCGCCTTTGAGAGAAAGGAAAGGTGATATCCATTTATTATTCAGAAAGTTTGCAATAGATTTTGCAGAAAAATACAGAATGCCGGAGCTTGAATTGGAACCAAGCGCTGTTCATTACATTGAAAGTTATTCTTTTCCAGGTAACATCCGTCAGCTAAGAAACTTAGTAGAGCAGATGACCGTTGTGGAAAGGAATAGAAATATAACCGCTGAGAAATTGGCCGAGTATATTCCTATGGAAACCCACCTTCCCATGGTAGTAAATACTCAAAGTACTCCAAAGCAGAGCGATTTCGGAAGTGAAAGGGAAATCATGTATAAAATTCTATTCGATATGAGGAATGATATTAATGATTTAAAATCCTTAACTTCGGAATTGATCAAAAACAGAGGAACAGCAGATCTTAGTAATCATGAGAAAAACCTGATCAACAGGATTTATACCCCCGAAAGTCAGCCGCAGGTGAATTCCGGATCATTGTTGTATTTTGAAAATAATAACGATACACCGACCGTTCAGACTCCTACGATTATTTCGACTCCTGATGACAGCTATGAAGATATTGAAGACATCGAAATTGAAGAAAACAGACCGGAATCACTTTCGCTTCAGAATAATGAAAAAGATTTGATTATCAAAGCTTTGGAGAAGCATAAAGGACGCAGAAACAGAGCGGCAGATGAGCTGGGAATCTCACAAAGAACTTTATACAGAAAAATAAAACAATATAACCTGGAAGATTAA